In Drosophila miranda strain MSH22 chromosome XR, D.miranda_PacBio2.1, whole genome shotgun sequence, the genomic window tatttttgcaaACCTCTCAACCCACTCCAATCCAATTCCATGCACAGAACATCGATGATGGAAGGCTCCGGTTCCCTGGAACAGCAACTGGATGCGCTTCGCGTCAAGGCCACAGAGGTGCGAGCCCGTCGCGTCGATCTGAAGAAGATCGAGGAGCTGGGCGCTCTGCTCGAGGAACATCTGATCTTGGACAATCGCTACACGGAACATTCGACTGTCGGTCTGGCCCAGCAATGGGATCAATTGGATCAGCTGTCGATGCGAATGCAGCATAACTTGGAGCAACAGATCCAGGCGCGCAATCACTCTGGTGTCTCCGAGGACTCACTCAAGGAGTTCTCGATGATGTTCAAGCACTTTGACAAGGACAAGAGCGGAAAGCTAAACCACCAGGAGTTCAAGTCATGCCTGCGCGCCCTCGGCTACGATCTGCCTATGGTTGAGGAGGGACAACCCGACCCAGAGTTCGAGGCCATTCTCGATGTGGTCGATCCCAACCGCGACGGCTACGTTTCCCTGCAGGAGTACATTGCGTTTATGATTTCCAAGGAAACCGAGAATGTGCAATCCTACGAAGAAATCGAGAATGCCTTCCGCGCTATCACTGCCGCTGACCGCCCCTACGTCACCAAGGAGGAGCTCTACTGCGTAAGTTTTGTCAGCTGTCCTGTCTTTTGGTCGATTACATTAGTCATCTGACTTTGTGCATTTCCAGAACCTCACCAAGGACATGGCGGACTATTGTGTGCAACGGATGAAGCCCTTCTCGGAACCGCGCTCCGGCCAGCCCATCAAGGATGCTCTGGACTATATCGATTTCACGCGAACGCTATTCCAGAACTAGAGGGCTTTCGGTCTTGTTCAGTGGCGCCTGAGAATATGTCTTACAAtctaaaacaaaacaaaacaaaattatATATTAACACAATTTTTTGTCAATATTTTTAGTCTCTAAGTCGAAACAATTTAAAGCTTATTTTAGAAATTATGCCACAATGAACCTAAAATCAACAGTAATAGCACCCTgcaatacatacatacatatttatcaAAATGACTATGAACCCGTTTGAAgtttttgcatttttatttttaccaGCCACCTCCCGCACCTCCCGTAAAGTATCTTAAATTTGGACATTTCTGTTTGAGGATTTACCACCGCCTGAAATAATAGTTACATTCTGTACACTCTGTATTCAAACTAATCTCTGAGCCACGCCTACGATCTAGAAaataaatacgagtatttaCAACGTACTTGCATATGAAGCGCCATTAAACGCTTAGCTTCCAGTAAAGTAAAGTAAACTAGCATTATACACTTTCTATAGTCGTTTCGTCGAATGTCTGTAATCGAAATATCAAAAAGTTTAAGATACTATTGCTATACTATCCGAATCAAATACATAATGATCCAGCCTTTTCCTGTTTTCTGTTTGTTCAGTTTCTACGTGTATTCGAAACGAAATAGTTTTGAGATATCTTGagcaaataaaatattttataaaaaatacaaaaagagaaaaaagcTTAACAAACAATAAATATTGCCTCTGTATTGAACACATATTTACAATCCGTgaattgcaaataaatatattgCTGCATGTCTAAAAATGTTAAATATAACGAGGTTTACTTCTGAATGCCTGTTGCTGGGGACTGGGAGGGACTCGGTTTCAATCCAGGAGTCGAACAGAAATCTCATCTCATTTATTTTCGATTTATTCTTTAGAAAACATTAATATTTACAATTATAACAAAAACTTTTTTATGCTATCCGCGTATGCGACATTCGTTAGCTTCCCGTCGAGGGCATCCTTGGGCAGCCACTCGTACTTGGGACCCGGCGTCTTCTTGTCACCCACATTGCCAGTGCGGAGGGAGGCGCGATAGAAGAACACCTTGGCCCCGACGCTCTCGGCCCGCTGATTACTGGGGTACTTGTATTTGTGGAAGCCCACGGGTGCGTTTCCGTAGAAGAGCACCTGCAGATCGTCTCCGCACTGTTCGCGTAGCACACGCTCCGCCGTCTGGCGCATGGACTCACCGTCTTGGCGCTTTCCCTGCGGCAGGATcatgtgctgctgctggccgagCTTTTGTTGCACCAGCAAATAGAGCGTGTCCTCCAGACACCGGTCCGTTGAGCTGGTCTTTTTAGCCGCATCATCGAAAGTCGAGCGGGAGCCCAATTGGAATTTCTTCAGCTCCTCGACGTATGCATCTTTCAGGTCTTGGGCGGTCTGCTTGGTCATGCTGTCGTCCAGATCCACCTGCACTTTTCCCTGCTTGATGAGCTCGGCCTGGACCAATTCCCGTTCGTTCTTGAGCTCATGGTCGGACTTCAGGCTGTTCTCGTACTCGACACGCCACAGCAAGTCTTGGAACTGCTGCTCCACAGGGCTTAGTTTCTTGGAGACCACGGGCAGTCGTTCCACGAGAACGCCGGCGTAAAGATCCCATTTCTCCTGGGCGGCTGCTGTGGACTGGGCGCGAGTCACTTGCCTGGCCCCAACCTGCACAAAGCGTCGTAGCATTGTTCagtttttaatttaaaagtttATGGCaaaaaatccaaaaaaaaacgagccCCGATTACATGAGCAGCAGGGCAGTCGGGCGAACATATGTTCGCGAGTTGCATTTGCCACCTATCGCTATCGGTATCGGTATCGGAAAACGCGTCGCTAGCGTTTTACCGTATTTGCCTTTTTCTCACAAATAAAACGAAAAAGCTGAAAAATGTCCGGCCTGGAATCCTATATCAACCACACCGTGTCCATAATTACTGCGGATGGACGTAACTTCATCGGGACACTGAAGGGCTTCGACCAGAccatcaacatcatcatcGACGAGTGTCATGAGCGGGTTTTCTCAACGTCGTCCGGCATCGAGCAGATTGTGCTGGGACTACATATCATTCGCGGCGACAACATTGCAGTAATTGGATTGATTGACGAGAGCATCGACTCCCGCCTGGACTTCGCCAACATCCGTGGGGAGCCTCTCGGGCCCGTTGTGCACTAATGAATAGCGAATAAAACAAGACTCTTTACATTTACTAAAATGcatttaatttatttcaatATGACTTTATATTTCATTCAGATTCTACGCCAAAGCTTATCTGCCTACAGGAGAGCGTGTCCAGATCTACCACGGCGACGCTCTTCGTCTTGCCGAAGCTGGGCACGCAGACTAAGCATGTGCGTTTCCCCTCGGAGGTAACATGAAGTGCCGTTTCGAAGGCCTCGCAGTTGCCTGCAAAGTAGACGTGGGGACACTCCCGCATGATGAATGGATCGTTTTCGATGTACGGATAGCAGGCCAGAGTGTCTGGGGCTGTGGGGGCCACATGGCCCCATGTTAGGGTGCAGCGTAGGGCCTCTAGAGAAGACTCCATCGAAGTACTGCGGAGGAGATCTACCACATTCTGACCTGCAGTGCCCACAATGAGAGCATCATCCAGGCGACAATTGTACGGATTGGTCACGGCCTGGAACGATGTGAGTTGTGCCGCTTGGGGAAACATGCATTTGTGGAACGGCTGTTGCGGCAGCATAAAGTTGGCCGGATCGTAGGCGCCCGGCATCACATCGATGGGCAGGCATTGCGCCCACGAGGCGAACCAACTGTCCAGCTGGGTGACCGCCTGGACAGTGTCGTTGGCGTTCGCTTGTGAGCGTGCTACCTGCAGGGTCGGAACATGCGCCACTGCACTGCCGCGCACCGAGTTTCCGGCTATGATCAATCGGACCAAGGATTTGGCATCTTTCCCATTGCCCAGACTGCCGCTAAGCCAGTACTGAAACAGGTTCAGGGCTTCTACATAGGTGTGGGCCTGCAGCTGATCCAAGCCAGATACGAGCACCAGCAGACGGTTCCGTGTGGTAGACAAAGGCTTCTGTGGCCCACTTTCATAGTACATCACATCGTCGACGTTGAAGAAGCCTTCGTTATCTGTTCCGCCCAGGACGGCGCACACGATGCCGGTGGCCATGAGCTGGGTCTGCAGCATCTTACCCTGTAAACGCACCCGCTGCAATTCATCCTCTAGGATCACCTTGTCTTCAGGCTCCGAGTAATTCTGTCGCGGGGGCTGGGGTGCCAATTGATTCTCCTCGGATATGTCCCTTAGGATGCTGGGCTTGTGGGCCTGGTGCTTGTAGATGGTGCCAATCAGGATGCAGTGTACATCCTGTTCGCCACGCAGCTCGCACAGCTTCTTAATTGGCTCCGTTTTTCCCCACTTCTTCTGGGCAAGCGGCGTCAGGAGGCGCGTCATCTCGGCCAGGCGGTGAGCGTACAGGTGACAGAACTGCTTCTGGTAATTGTACTCCTTCAGCAGATATTGGCTGCTTAAGTTCTCATAGGAGCTCTCAAACCGAAGAGTCATTATTTACGCTTTTATGGATGTTCTTTTATACTTTTAAAGTGTGCGTCCGTCCACCTATCTATCGATAACAACGATCACTAGTCACCGTGTTGCTCTCGTTATCGCATAGATTGATTGATTCCAGAGATTGCGCCAGACCTGCGCAACAGAATTCTTGAATTCTTCTTGGTCGGTTTTATGTTATTAAATTTTGCATCGATATTCCCGTCGAAAACAGCTGTTTTTTTGCGATGATACCGGttgattaaaaataaaatttaaaatttaaagttGATTTTAACTATTTTAAAAAAATGTATTGTTCTTGGGTACAAAATTAACGTTAAGCGTAAAAAATTGTAGTTGAGGGAAGAGTAGTAAATATACGTATAAGCTTTAAAACAAATACTATCAATGGATATACATTTTACaaaaatttggttaattttaAATTAAGTTCAAATCAAAAGCTGATTTTATATACCCGTCCTCCTCAGATTCGTGCTCAGTCTGTCGTGATGCCCTATGAGCTCTAGCAGCGAGCGCCTTGGCCCTGGCGTGCTTTAAAATGTCTATCACTTTCAGTTTGCTTGATTGCGTTGACTGAAGGCTAAATACTTCGCTGCATTTGCTGTATTCGGCTGATAAAACCCCATTGACAACGACCAAAAGGCTGCTGGCTGCACTTGAAGGTACGCGGCTAGATCGGTCGGAACCCTGTTGGCGTACAAATTGATTTTTGGGAAATACATTCGCGTCGGTGTGGCTACTCATGGAGTACATGGGCGCGTTCAGCAGTACAACTTGCTCAGAGCACAGTGATGGATTGCGTACGATAGTGCGGGCTATAATCGGCTGAGTAATTTTCATGCACCAGATGGAACGTAAAAATAGTACGCTGATGCATTACTTTTATTACTTTTGGCTTATATCGATAAAACGATGAACTTATTCCGTCCGTTCACGTCAGTGAATAGTTCGTTTTTTTCGTTCATGAACCACCCAACACTAAAGAAGAGAGCAACCGAAATTCAGCGAAAAAGTGGATTTGGAAAAAAAGAGTTTTGGATGTGTTAATGCAATGCATTTAGTGAATAGAGGCACAAACGAGATGGGGAACAATGTGATAGCGTGAATGGAGTGCCTCATGCCTCCTGCTCAGTTTCCAGTGCTGATTTGGCGAATGTTTAACAGAACGTATTGATTTTTACGGCTGCGGGGACTGCTACgcattttgttgtttattGTTTTCCACAGCAGGTCACAACAAAAACTGCGTCGCAGGACGGTGAAGCATGAAAGTGGGGTTTTAGCTGGATTAAAGAACGAGAAGCCAGCCAGCGAAGCGACATGGGTGGATCCGTGAGCCAAGTGTTCCGTTCTGGGTCGGCACTGCTCTCACATCGCGATGGCCACAAAGTGTCGAAGGCAACGGAGGAGAAGATCCAGACGCTGTTCGAAATACTGCGTGCCAATCCCAAAATCTCGCTGCAAACACTAGAAAGCCTTCTGATTCAGATACCGAAGAACGAGAATATCCTGGTCATATACGATGATTGCGGATACAACATCCTGCAGCGCAGCGTCGGCCTAAATCACATTGATCTCACCAAGTGGCTCTTGCACCGCCACCGACCCGATGTGAACCGTTCCCCCTGCTCCCTTCCGCTGCACATAGCTACCCTCCGAGGCTACGAAGAATGCGTGGAACTTCTCCTGCGCCACGGTGCCCGTATCGACGTAGATACCCGGATGTGCTTCCCCGGCGCCCATACGCACAACTGCGAGGAAAGCGGCAAGTGGCACAACAATGTAGACGACGTCAGCGAGCGATTGAACAACAAGCTTCAAAATGCTCTGTGCTATGCGATCGATGGCGACCAGTACAATGTTCTGAGCCTGCTCACACAGAAGATGGAAGAGCCTTGGATACCGTTTCGAGCTAAAAAGCCGCTCTTGCACTTGGCCTGCGAGCGCGGTGCATGGAACTGTGTCCAGCAGCTGGTCCTGACGCGATCGGAAGAGATAAATCTTATCATGGATGAGTACTATCCGATACACCATGCCGTGCTGCATGATGGCCGCTTTCTCGAGCTTCTTATACAGCAGGGAGCCGTGACCACAGTACGTACCTGTACCCAGCAGATGACCTTGCTCCATGTCGGTGAGTTCAAGATGGAATTAATCTCTCAACGTGATAGCAGAATGTTATGAAAACAACATTCCCCATGCAGTTATATTTGCTGCCCGTAAGCCGGCCGAGGACACGCTGGCCACACTTCGCATCCTACTGGAACGCGGCTGCAAGGAGCTGATCAATGCCCCCGACTCGCTGGGGAACACGCCACTGCATGCACTCATCGTGCGCTATGCTTTGGAGGAAGCTCGTTACGGCTACGACAAATGGAGCAAGTGGGACGTTTTGTATTTGGTGCGGTTCCTGCTGCAGAACGGAGCTAAGCAGTCCATCAATCAGGCGGGCAACAGTGCCATGGCCTGTGTATTTCGCCACCTGCGCGACTGGGAGGTCTGCTACGAGCTACTCAATATGCTCATCAAGGAGGATGGTAAGGGGAGAAAACTCCTATGCATTGAATCGTTATTGGGATGTGGTATACTGGATATACTCTTGCAGGTGATCCCAACATTGTGGGCAGGGATGGGTCCGTGCCCATAATGGTACTGTTAGTGCCGCTAATCAACAAGGACCATCTTCATCATTTTACGCATTCAATGAAGGTGAGTCCAAGCAAAGATATATCCTGGCAGAACGTATAGTAACCTGTAGTTTTAGGTCTGCTATCTGAACTGCATACGCATTTTGCTGCAGCATGGCGCGAATCCGAACTGTTCGTATCGCGCCAATCTTAAGCCGCTGCACGTTCTCGTGTTCACGGTTAGCGAGAACTTTACCCTGAATTGTGATGCACAGAAGCGCACAAACTTTGACTTTATCAAGAAcattctgctgctgctgctgcagcatgGCCTGGACTGCAACAAGACATATCAGCACATTCTGCAGGCTGTCATGGATATGGTGCAGAATGTGCGCACTTGCCACGACATGGAGTGCATATACGAGCTGACGCTGACGCTCATTCAGTACGGTGCCGATCCGAATATTGTGCTGAGCAGCAAGACTACGCCGGGCATAGCGATCTTCTCGAGCGAAATTGCCAGCTACGGCGAGGCTCTGGGCGGCGGTGGAGCCGCCGCTGCTTTGGGGGGCGATAACACGTTCCGCAACTCTTTCCGCACAAACTCTCGATATCTGCTTTTTTACTATATTATACTGATAACGAAGAAGGAATTTATACTCAACGATCCGCATTTGACGTTTACGCGTATCATCCATCTCTTTTACCTGACCATGGAGCACGACCCGCTCTACAATTGCCTCAAGTCGCTGCACAACTTCTACGTTGCCCAAGTTCCCAGCAAGAAGACCGAACAACTGATTGCCCTGATATCCTCGCTCTACCGCAAGCCGCGCAGCCTCAAGCAACTGGCTCGCTGGGCTATATACGAGGCGCTGAACCGCAAACTGGCCCCAAATGTCAATCGCTTGAACCTGCCCAGCCCG contains:
- the LOC108151055 gene encoding 39S ribosomal protein L46, mitochondrial, translating into MLRRFVQVGARQVTRAQSTAAAQEKWDLYAGVLVERLPVVSKKLSPVEQQFQDLLWRVEYENSLKSDHELKNERELVQAELIKQGKVQVDLDDSMTKQTAQDLKDAYVEELKKFQLGSRSTFDDAAKKTSSTDRCLEDTLYLLVQQKLGQQQHMILPQGKRQDGESMRQTAERVLREQCGDDLQVLFYGNAPVGFHKYKYPSNQRAESVGAKVFFYRASLRTGNVGDKKTPGPKYEWLPKDALDGKLTNVAYADSIKKFLL
- the LOC108151056 gene encoding U6 snRNA-associated Sm-like protein LSm8, yielding MSGLESYINHTVSIITADGRNFIGTLKGFDQTINIIIDECHERVFSTSSGIEQIVLGLHIIRGDNIAVIGLIDESIDSRLDFANIRGEPLGPVVH
- the LOC108151054 gene encoding DNA polymerase delta small subunit; amino-acid sequence: MTLRFESSYENLSSQYLLKEYNYQKQFCHLYAHRLAEMTRLLTPLAQKKWGKTEPIKKLCELRGEQDVHCILIGTIYKHQAHKPSILRDISEENQLAPQPPRQNYSEPEDKVILEDELQRVRLQGKMLQTQLMATGIVCAVLGGTDNEGFFNVDDVMYYESGPQKPLSTTRNRLLVLVSGLDQLQAHTYVEALNLFQYWLSGSLGNGKDAKSLVRLIIAGNSVRGSAVAHVPTLQVARSQANANDTVQAVTQLDSWFASWAQCLPIDVMPGAYDPANFMLPQQPFHKCMFPQAAQLTSFQAVTNPYNCRLDDALIVGTAGQNVVDLLRSTSMESSLEALRCTLTWGHVAPTAPDTLACYPYIENDPFIMRECPHVYFAGNCEAFETALHVTSEGKRTCLVCVPSFGKTKSVAVVDLDTLSCRQISFGVESE
- the LOC108151053 gene encoding ankyrin-1; amino-acid sequence: MGGSVSQVFRSGSALLSHRDGHKVSKATEEKIQTLFEILRANPKISLQTLESLLIQIPKNENILVIYDDCGYNILQRSVGLNHIDLTKWLLHRHRPDVNRSPCSLPLHIATLRGYEECVELLLRHGARIDVDTRMCFPGAHTHNCEESGKWHNNVDDVSERLNNKLQNALCYAIDGDQYNVLSLLTQKMEEPWIPFRAKKPLLHLACERGAWNCVQQLVLTRSEEINLIMDEYYPIHHAVLHDGRFLELLIQQGAVTTVRTCTQQMTLLHVVIFAARKPAEDTLATLRILLERGCKELINAPDSLGNTPLHALIVRYALEEARYGYDKWSKWDVLYLVRFLLQNGAKQSINQAGNSAMACVFRHLRDWEVCYELLNMLIKEDGDPNIVGRDGSVPIMVLLVPLINKDHLHHFTHSMKVCYLNCIRILLQHGANPNCSYRANLKPLHVLVFTVSENFTLNCDAQKRTNFDFIKNILLLLLQHGLDCNKTYQHILQAVMDMVQNVRTCHDMECIYELTLTLIQYGADPNIVLSSKTTPGIAIFSSEIASYGEALGGGGAAAALGGDNTFRNSFRTNSRYLLFYYIILITKKEFILNDPHLTFTRIIHLFYLTMEHDPLYNCLKSLHNFYVAQVPSKKTEQLIALISSLYRKPRSLKQLARWAIYEALNRKLAPNVNRLNLPSPLKDYVLQFER